A window of the Candidatus Eremiobacteraceae bacterium genome harbors these coding sequences:
- a CDS encoding 50S ribosomal protein L11 methyltransferase, translated as MSAPQTWRRYSMLVRQSDVEPASALLNEATGSAVVVEEPGEDAFHDGVLLRVSAFVHSTGPKSVAQSLKARFARSRRAGLLPGARLCAAVTVRDEDWAESWKRFYRPFAIAPRLWIAPSWEKDFRAPRGSRTLWMDPGMAFGTGQHPTTALALRMMLPLVKTRRKAIDIGCGSGILGIAAGLAGAQVYACDVDPVAVAAARDNFRANGLRPASLRRAGGVPSAFGRAPLVMANITANVLVRLAASLAKCLAKGGTLVTSGVTKRGRAEVLASFAAQGLRLHAQRRAGEWLAFAHRKS; from the coding sequence GTGAGCGCGCCGCAGACGTGGCGACGCTATTCGATGCTCGTCCGGCAGTCCGACGTCGAGCCTGCGTCCGCGCTGCTCAACGAAGCCACAGGTTCGGCCGTCGTCGTTGAAGAGCCCGGCGAAGATGCGTTCCACGACGGCGTTCTGCTGCGCGTGAGCGCGTTCGTCCACTCTACTGGCCCGAAATCGGTCGCGCAATCGTTGAAAGCCCGTTTCGCGCGCTCGCGCCGCGCCGGTCTTTTGCCCGGTGCCCGGCTTTGCGCCGCCGTGACCGTCCGCGACGAGGATTGGGCCGAGTCGTGGAAGCGCTTCTATCGGCCATTCGCAATCGCGCCGCGATTGTGGATCGCGCCGAGCTGGGAAAAGGATTTTCGCGCGCCGCGCGGCAGTCGAACGCTTTGGATGGATCCAGGCATGGCATTCGGCACCGGGCAACATCCCACCACGGCCCTGGCGCTGCGCATGATGTTGCCGCTTGTCAAAACCCGCCGCAAGGCGATCGACATCGGGTGCGGTTCGGGCATACTCGGAATCGCCGCCGGTCTTGCCGGCGCTCAAGTGTATGCGTGTGACGTCGATCCGGTGGCCGTCGCCGCCGCGCGCGACAACTTCCGCGCAAACGGTTTGCGACCGGCCTCTCTGCGCCGCGCCGGCGGCGTGCCTTCCGCGTTCGGCCGCGCGCCGCTCGTGATGGCCAACATCACGGCAAACGTGCTCGTGCGATTGGCGGCGTCATTGGCGAAGTGTCTTGCCAAAGGCGGCACGCTTGTGACGAGCGGCGTGACCAAACGCGGACGTGCTGAAGTGCTTGCGTCCTTCGCAGCTCAAGGGTTGCGTCTGCACGCACAGCGGCGTGCGGGCGAATGGTTAGCGTTCGCACATCGGAAATCGTAG
- the dnaJ gene encoding molecular chaperone DnaJ, which yields MPAQTDLYDILGVARGASDDEIKQAYRALARKFHPDVVRDGNKTEIETKFKQINQAYEILSDPSKRAQYDRFGTTGGPGGAQGGFGFGDGIGDIFDMFFGGAGARRGSGSQPGADLRYDLQITLEEVLRGGEREIAFDQLGPCDVCASTGSASKAKPTLCRDCSGSGQLRAVRDTPLGRFVTSAPCARCGGSGHVIADPCKTCGGKGRRDSRRKVNITIPKGVETGNHVRFTGQGEAGERGAAAGDLFVYFSVKPHDIFEREGPHLRCETTVSFTQAVLGAKLEIDTLDGPAVLQLSPGTQPGTTFRIAGRGLPSPRGRGTARGDLLVDVGLRVPRSLTRKQRDLLEEFARAGGDEVDGKGFISKIKEAFGGE from the coding sequence GTGCCGGCACAAACCGATCTTTACGATATACTCGGCGTCGCCCGCGGGGCATCCGACGACGAGATCAAACAAGCATACCGTGCGCTCGCCCGAAAATTCCATCCCGACGTCGTGCGCGACGGGAACAAGACGGAAATCGAGACGAAGTTCAAACAGATCAATCAGGCGTACGAGATCTTATCCGATCCTTCAAAACGCGCGCAGTACGATCGCTTCGGCACCACCGGAGGCCCTGGAGGCGCCCAAGGCGGCTTCGGTTTCGGCGACGGCATAGGCGACATCTTCGACATGTTCTTCGGGGGCGCGGGCGCTCGCCGTGGATCCGGATCGCAGCCGGGCGCGGATCTGCGCTACGACCTGCAGATCACGCTGGAAGAAGTATTGCGAGGCGGCGAACGAGAGATCGCGTTTGATCAGCTCGGTCCCTGCGACGTCTGCGCGAGCACCGGATCCGCTTCGAAGGCAAAGCCCACCTTGTGCCGCGACTGCAGCGGGTCCGGCCAACTGCGCGCCGTCCGCGATACGCCGCTGGGCCGCTTCGTCACGTCGGCGCCGTGCGCGCGCTGCGGCGGGTCCGGACATGTGATCGCCGACCCATGCAAAACGTGCGGCGGCAAAGGACGGCGCGACTCCCGGCGCAAGGTGAACATCACGATTCCAAAAGGCGTGGAGACCGGCAACCATGTGCGATTCACCGGTCAAGGCGAAGCGGGCGAGCGTGGAGCCGCGGCCGGCGATCTTTTCGTCTATTTCAGCGTGAAGCCTCACGACATTTTCGAACGCGAAGGACCACATCTGCGCTGCGAGACGACCGTCTCGTTCACGCAAGCGGTGCTCGGCGCGAAACTTGAGATCGACACGCTTGACGGGCCGGCAGTCTTGCAGCTCAGCCCCGGCACGCAGCCCGGCACCACATTTCGAATTGCCGGCCGCGGCCTGCCTTCGCCACGCGGGCGTGGCACGGCGCGAGGCGACCTCTTAGTGGACGTTGGATTGCGCGTGCCGAGATCGTTGACGCGAAAGCAGCGCGACTTGCTCGAAGAGTTCGCGCGCGCCGGCGGCGACGAAGTCGACGGCAAAGGGTTCATCTCGAAGATCAAAGAGGCGTTCGGCGGCGAGTGA